Proteins co-encoded in one Girardinichthys multiradiatus isolate DD_20200921_A chromosome 11, DD_fGirMul_XY1, whole genome shotgun sequence genomic window:
- the LOC124876166 gene encoding protein-tyrosine sulfotransferase 1-like, producing MCYRSPKNTPTAMRSRMNLLLGCVLLCSASLLYLGMNGIDCPRKSHRYRWMELNMGSGNQSLPLTEHFPEDTPLIFIGGFPRSGTTLMRVMLDAHNAVRCGEETRVIPRLLAMRATWSRSVKERLRLDEAGVTDQVLDSAVRAFLLEVIVGHGEPAPRLCNKDPFALKSLSYLARIFPKAKFVLMLRDGRATVHSMISRKVTISGFDLTSYRDCLTKWSSALETMFSQCQAAGEARCLPVPYEQLVLHPEQEMRKLLHFLELQWDPSVLHHEELIGKAGGVSLSRVERSTDQVMKPVNTEAISKWVGNIPPDVIKDMAEIAPMLARLGYSPHANPPDYSKAGPMASPFNHSEKEKTAPDSPRPI from the exons ATGTGCTACCGGTCCCCCAAAAACACCCCAACAGCCATGAGAAGCAGAATGAACCTGCTGCTGGGCTGCGTCCTGCTTTGTTCCGCCTCCCTGCTCTACCTGGGCATGAACGGGATAGACTGTCCTCGGAAGAGCCACCGCTACCGATGGATGGAGCTCAACATGGGCTCAGGCAATCAGAGTCTGCCCCTGACTGAACACTTCCCTGAAGACACGCCTCTCATCTTCATCGGGGGTTTTCCTCGGAGCGGCACCACGTTGATGCGTGTGATGCTGGACGCCCACAACGCCGTTCGGTGCGGAGAGGAGACGAGAGTGATCCCTCGTCTCCTGGCGATGAGGGCCACCTGGAGTCGCTCGGTTAAGGAGAGGCTACGGCTGGACGAAGCTGGCGTCACTGACCAGGTGTTGGACTCAGCGGTGCGAGCCTTTCTGTTAGAG GTGATAGTCGGTCATGGGGAGCCTGCACCTCGCCTTTGCAACAAGGACCCATTTGCATTGAAGTCCCTGTCTTATTTGGCACGCATCTTCCCCAAAGCAAAGTTTGTGCTCATGCTGAGAGATGGACGGGCGACCGTCCACTCCATGATATCACGCAAG GTGACCATCTCAGGGTTTGACCTGACCAGCTACAGAGATTGTCTCACCAAGTGGAGCAGCGCGCTGGAGACCATGTTCAGCCAGTGTCAGGCGGCAGGGGAAGCTCGATGTCTACCTGTCCCATACGAGCAGCTCGTTCTCCATCCAGAGCAGGAAATGAGGAAGTTGCTTCATTTTCTGGAGCTGCAGTGGGACCCGTCAGTGCTGCATCACGAAGAGCTGATTGGGAAGGCCGGCGGCGTGTCTCTGTCCAG ggttgAGCGCTCCACGGACCAGGTGATGAAGCCGGTGAACACTGAAGCCATCTCCAAGTGGGTGGGAAACATTCCCCCTGACGTGATCAAGGACATGGCCGAAATCGCCCCCATGCTGGCTCGCCTGGGCTACAGTCCTCACGCCAACCCTCCAGATTACTCAAAAGCAGGACCCATGGCGTCTCCTTTCAAccactcagag AAAGAGAAAACGGCACCAGACTCTCCTCGGCCCATTTAA
- the LOC124876165 gene encoding clathrin interactor 1-like isoform X1 produces MLNMWKVRELVDKATNVVMNYSEIESKVREATNDDPWGPSGQLMGEIAKATFMYEQFPEVMNMLWTRMLKDNKKNWRRVYKALLLLAYLIRNGSERVVTSAREHIYDLRSLENYHFIDENSKDQGINVRQKVKEMVEFIQDDDRLREERKKAKKNKDKYIGVSSDSMDGGGGSFKNSNELDRNKWDEDWDKSRGAFPFSEKLGEISDKIGSTIDDTLNKFRKKERDDSPDRISDNEEERGSRNGRQETIEFKDEEETVTTKSIQITQATETTTTTTRKRSGAASSKTLDLGAAAHYTGDKSPEGKSSAKQSSSSGLADLLVIDPSNDESTATGGTSDLIGGFADFSSPAASASLPTSTAAASSNGNGEFGDWNSFSGNPPASSSSCLSQPVTDLFGSRPSPTTTASNPSSVPPSSELFDLMSGVSHQPTNPHTTLSASQSMTFSLGGVTPGATVSMPTMPHSRSQQNLVAMVSQQTVGSQQKAGVGSQGSLGSTWSDPSVNISLDFLSAGLNPTKTPPTLNNIIQQQGVPPVNLLAQNFGGLNLSSPPHVTPIRPPANPMMAGGAMTMGMPAHLAVGMPPSMATGLQGGIPVNQGMMGMNMSMSMGMATPVMIGGMAGTGVPGVGVGLTHTITPAVVPPKQDAFTNFGNFGK; encoded by the exons ATGCTGAACATGTGGAAAgtcagggagctggtggacaaaGC CACTAATGTGGTTATGAACTACTCAGAGATAGAGTCAAAGGTTAGAGAAGCTACCAATGATGACCCCTGGGGACCTTCTGGACAGCTAATGGGAGAAATAGCCAA AGCTACATTTATGTATGAGCAGTTCCCCGAGGTGATGAACATGCTTTGGACCAGGATGCTGAAGGATAATAAGAAAAACTGGAGACGAGTGTACAAG GCCTTACTTCTGCTTGCCTATCTGATCAGGAACGGCTCTGAGAGAGTCGTCACCAGCGCTAGAGAACACATCTATGACCTGCGATCCCTAGAAAACTATCATTTTATCG ATGAGAATAGTAAGGATCAGGGTATAAACGTGCGTCAGAAGGTGAAGGAGATGGTGGAGTTCATCCAGGATGACGACAGACtgagagaggagaggaagaaAGCCAAGAAGAACAAGGATAAATATATTGGAGTCTCCTCTGACAGTATGGACGGAGGAGGGGGCAGCTTTAAGAACT ctAATGAATTAGATCGGAATAAGTGGGATGAGGACTGGGACAAGAGCAGAGGAGCTTTCCCATTCAGTGAAAAGCTCGGAGAGATCAGCGATAAGATAGGCAGCACCATCGACGACACGCTCAACAAGTTCAGAAAGAAGGAGCGAGATGATTCACCTGATAGGATCAG TGACAACGAGGAGGAAAGAGGATCAAGAAACGGGAGGCAGGAAACAATCGAATTCAAAGATGAGGAGGAAACCGTCACGACAAAGAGCATCCAGATCACACAAGCAACAGAAACCACGACTACCACGACACGGAAACGCAGCGGAGCGGCGAGCAGCAAGACGCTGGACCTGGGTGCTGCAGCACACTACACAGGAGACAAGAGCCCAGAGGGAAAG TCATCAGCGAAGCAGTCTTCCAGCAGTGGACTGGCTGACCTGCTGGTGATTGACCCTTCAAACGATGAGAGCACAGCAACAG GAGGGACTTCAGACCTCATAGGTGGCTTTGCTGACTTCTCCTCACCTGCAGCCTCTGCCAGCCTCCCAACCTCCACTG CTGCTGCCTCATCCAATGGAAATGGGGAATTCGGGGACTGGAACTCCTTTTCAGGAAATCCTCCCGCTTCGTCCAGCTCCTGTCTTTCCCAGCCAGTTACGGACCTGTTTGGCAGCAGACCGTCGCCCACGACAACTGCTTCAAATCCCTCCTCTGTCCCCCCATCTTCTGAGCTCTTTGACCTGATGAGTGGAGTTAGCCACCAGCCAACCAATCCACACACAACGCTCAGTGCTTCTCAGAGCATGACATTCTCTCTGGGAGGGGTGACGCCGGGAGCAACCGTTTCTATGCCTACGATGCCACACTCCCGCTCTCAACAG AATTTGGTGGCCATGGTGTCCCAGCAGACAGTCGGATCACAGCAGAAGGCTGGGGTTGGAAGTCAGGGATCGTTAGGGTCAACCTGGTCCGACCCATCTGTCAACATCAGCCTGGACTTCCTTTCAGCAGGCCTCAACCCCACAAAGACACCACCCACTCTGAACAATATAATCCAGCAACAAG GAGTGCCTCCAGTCAACCTGTTGGCTCAGAATTTTGGAGGACTAAACCTCAGCTCACCGCCTCATGTGACTCCTATCAGACCGCCAGCCAATCCCATGATGGCAGGAGGCGCCATGACAATGGGCATGCCTGCTCACCTGGCTGTTGGCATGCCACCATCAATGGCCACAGGTTTACAGGGTGGAATTCCTGTAAACCAAGGGATGATGGGAATGAACATGAGCATGAGTATGGGAATGGCTACCCCTGTGATGATAGGTGGTATGGCAGGTACGGGGGTGCCAGGAGTAGGAGTGGGCCTAACTCACACCATCACCCCAGCTGTCGTTCCACCCAAACAAGATGCCTTCACTAACTTTGGCAATTTTGGGAAATAA
- the LOC124876165 gene encoding clathrin interactor 1-like isoform X2, which translates to MNYSEIESKVREATNDDPWGPSGQLMGEIAKATFMYEQFPEVMNMLWTRMLKDNKKNWRRVYKALLLLAYLIRNGSERVVTSAREHIYDLRSLENYHFIDENSKDQGINVRQKVKEMVEFIQDDDRLREERKKAKKNKDKYIGVSSDSMDGGGGSFKNSNELDRNKWDEDWDKSRGAFPFSEKLGEISDKIGSTIDDTLNKFRKKERDDSPDRISDNEEERGSRNGRQETIEFKDEEETVTTKSIQITQATETTTTTTRKRSGAASSKTLDLGAAAHYTGDKSPEGKSSAKQSSSSGLADLLVIDPSNDESTATGGTSDLIGGFADFSSPAASASLPTSTAAASSNGNGEFGDWNSFSGNPPASSSSCLSQPVTDLFGSRPSPTTTASNPSSVPPSSELFDLMSGVSHQPTNPHTTLSASQSMTFSLGGVTPGATVSMPTMPHSRSQQNLVAMVSQQTVGSQQKAGVGSQGSLGSTWSDPSVNISLDFLSAGLNPTKTPPTLNNIIQQQGVPPVNLLAQNFGGLNLSSPPHVTPIRPPANPMMAGGAMTMGMPAHLAVGMPPSMATGLQGGIPVNQGMMGMNMSMSMGMATPVMIGGMAGTGVPGVGVGLTHTITPAVVPPKQDAFTNFGNFGK; encoded by the exons ATGAACTACTCAGAGATAGAGTCAAAGGTTAGAGAAGCTACCAATGATGACCCCTGGGGACCTTCTGGACAGCTAATGGGAGAAATAGCCAA AGCTACATTTATGTATGAGCAGTTCCCCGAGGTGATGAACATGCTTTGGACCAGGATGCTGAAGGATAATAAGAAAAACTGGAGACGAGTGTACAAG GCCTTACTTCTGCTTGCCTATCTGATCAGGAACGGCTCTGAGAGAGTCGTCACCAGCGCTAGAGAACACATCTATGACCTGCGATCCCTAGAAAACTATCATTTTATCG ATGAGAATAGTAAGGATCAGGGTATAAACGTGCGTCAGAAGGTGAAGGAGATGGTGGAGTTCATCCAGGATGACGACAGACtgagagaggagaggaagaaAGCCAAGAAGAACAAGGATAAATATATTGGAGTCTCCTCTGACAGTATGGACGGAGGAGGGGGCAGCTTTAAGAACT ctAATGAATTAGATCGGAATAAGTGGGATGAGGACTGGGACAAGAGCAGAGGAGCTTTCCCATTCAGTGAAAAGCTCGGAGAGATCAGCGATAAGATAGGCAGCACCATCGACGACACGCTCAACAAGTTCAGAAAGAAGGAGCGAGATGATTCACCTGATAGGATCAG TGACAACGAGGAGGAAAGAGGATCAAGAAACGGGAGGCAGGAAACAATCGAATTCAAAGATGAGGAGGAAACCGTCACGACAAAGAGCATCCAGATCACACAAGCAACAGAAACCACGACTACCACGACACGGAAACGCAGCGGAGCGGCGAGCAGCAAGACGCTGGACCTGGGTGCTGCAGCACACTACACAGGAGACAAGAGCCCAGAGGGAAAG TCATCAGCGAAGCAGTCTTCCAGCAGTGGACTGGCTGACCTGCTGGTGATTGACCCTTCAAACGATGAGAGCACAGCAACAG GAGGGACTTCAGACCTCATAGGTGGCTTTGCTGACTTCTCCTCACCTGCAGCCTCTGCCAGCCTCCCAACCTCCACTG CTGCTGCCTCATCCAATGGAAATGGGGAATTCGGGGACTGGAACTCCTTTTCAGGAAATCCTCCCGCTTCGTCCAGCTCCTGTCTTTCCCAGCCAGTTACGGACCTGTTTGGCAGCAGACCGTCGCCCACGACAACTGCTTCAAATCCCTCCTCTGTCCCCCCATCTTCTGAGCTCTTTGACCTGATGAGTGGAGTTAGCCACCAGCCAACCAATCCACACACAACGCTCAGTGCTTCTCAGAGCATGACATTCTCTCTGGGAGGGGTGACGCCGGGAGCAACCGTTTCTATGCCTACGATGCCACACTCCCGCTCTCAACAG AATTTGGTGGCCATGGTGTCCCAGCAGACAGTCGGATCACAGCAGAAGGCTGGGGTTGGAAGTCAGGGATCGTTAGGGTCAACCTGGTCCGACCCATCTGTCAACATCAGCCTGGACTTCCTTTCAGCAGGCCTCAACCCCACAAAGACACCACCCACTCTGAACAATATAATCCAGCAACAAG GAGTGCCTCCAGTCAACCTGTTGGCTCAGAATTTTGGAGGACTAAACCTCAGCTCACCGCCTCATGTGACTCCTATCAGACCGCCAGCCAATCCCATGATGGCAGGAGGCGCCATGACAATGGGCATGCCTGCTCACCTGGCTGTTGGCATGCCACCATCAATGGCCACAGGTTTACAGGGTGGAATTCCTGTAAACCAAGGGATGATGGGAATGAACATGAGCATGAGTATGGGAATGGCTACCCCTGTGATGATAGGTGGTATGGCAGGTACGGGGGTGCCAGGAGTAGGAGTGGGCCTAACTCACACCATCACCCCAGCTGTCGTTCCACCCAAACAAGATGCCTTCACTAACTTTGGCAATTTTGGGAAATAA
- the LOC124876167 gene encoding pinopsin-like, with the protein MVLGILGNFLLLLVFSRFPGLRTPANLLLINISVSDMLVCIFGTPLSFAASVRSRWLTGSDGCRWYGFCNALFGIVSLVSLSLLSFERYTMLLSGSQMNSSQYRRARVSVAISWFYSLLWTLPPLLGWSSYGPEGPGTICSVQWQQRSVTARSYIICLFIFCLILPLLLMFFCYGRILLAVRTLTREVASVDQTQTEARILLMVVTMVTGYLLCWIPYGVVAMLASFGRPGVVPPAATLIPSLLAKTSTVLNPVICVLLNNQFSRCFFHMISCRSEDSTNSVNISSSGGIWQQNLPREEQNTACHSHIQRPSSPAT; encoded by the exons ATGGTCCTGGGCATTCTGGGTAACTTTCTGTTGCTCCTGGTGTTCTCTCGCTTCCCCGGGCTGCGGACACCGGCCAACCTGCTCCTGATCAACATCAGCGTCAGCGACATGCTGGTCTGCATCTTCGGGACTCCTCTCAGCTTCGCGGCCAGCGTGCGCAGCAGGTGGCTGACCGGGTCCGATGGGTGCCGGTGGTACGGCTTCTGCAACGCGCTGTTCG GAATTGTGTCTCTGGTGTCGCTCTCTCTGCTGTCTTTTGAGCGCTACACCATGCTGCTCAGCGGCTCCCAGATGAACTCCTCACAGTATCGCAGGGCCAGAGTGTCTGTAGCCATTTCCTGGTTCTACTCACTGCTGTGGACTCTGCCACCGCTGCTGGGCTGGAGCAG CTATGGGCCAGAGGGTCCTGGCACCATCTGCTCAGTCCAGTGGCAGCAGCGCTCGGTCACTGCTCGCTCCTACATCATCTGTTTGTTCATTTTCTGCCTCATCCTGCCGCTGCTGCTCATGTTCTTCTGTTACGGCAGGATCCTGCTGGCTGTCCGAACTCTGACTAGAGAG GTGGCCAGTGTCGACCAGACGCAGACCGAAGCTCGAATCCTCCTGATGGTGGTCACCATGGTGACAGGCTATCTGCTGTGCTGGATACCGTACGGTGTTGTGGCAATGCTTGCCTCCTTTGGACGGCCAGGAGTGGTGCCGCCTGCTGCCACTTTAATTCCCTCCCTGCTGGCAAAGACCAGCACTGTTCTCAATCCAGTCATTTGTGTGCTGCTCAACAACCAG TTCTCCAGATGTTTCTTCCACATGATCAGCTGCCGTTCAGAAGATTCAACCAATTCAGTTAATATATCGAGCAGTGGGGGCATCTGGCAGCAGAATCTGCCAAGAGAAGAGCAAAACACAGCCTGCCATTCTCACATTCAGAGACCATCAAGTCCAGCAACCTGA